CATTTATCTTCATGTGGAAGGCCGGAGATATGAAAATTTAACCATTTCTGAAATGCGTATGATGGTGGGTGGTGACATGTAGTGAGTGTTGATGAGTTTGGAGGAAGCATGTTTTTACATCAATATTGCCCTTTGTTTGTAGAAAATATGACTGTAGTTGGATGATCACATGTTGAGGCACCAAGAAGACAAGTACAGGCAACCCCCTTTTCCTGATTTAATGGCGTTCTAAACTAGAACACAAGTCTAAAACATCTATGTGACTCTGTAAACTAATAAGCTTCATTCTTGTCCATAAAAGTTTGTCTATGTTCTTACAGAGAATGCCTTCTATGATTAATTTGGTAACATCTAATTAATGTTGGACATTCTGGAGCATTATAATTTGTAGTTGTTTCTGTTTGTTGGGATGCTCTAATCCAACTACCCCTGCCCTACCCTGGAGCTTGATATGTCTCTGGGGAATGCCTATCGATAAGATTTGGGGAAATAGGAAGGGTAGCGATTTACTTGATCTATAAAACTGCTACTTATGTGTGTGTGATCTTGTGGGCTATTTGGATTACTCTTAAGATTAGAGATTCACTTTCTTCCTGTCATTAACAATCCATTTAACAAATTCTTTTTGCAGAAATTTCAAGCTTATCTACGTGCTGCAGCAATGTCAGGTGAAGTTGTTTTCTTCTTAAGGTCTTCTTTTGTACTACTACTGTAACTGGATAAGATAGAATAGTTTGTTTTGTCTGTTCTTTACCAATTATTTTCAGTACTATTCTTGAAGAATGAAGATCATGCCTTAATTTCACTGGGTGTTTCATTTTATTGTTATGTGTTACAGTTCCTGCTAAATTAGTTGATGTCTACCTTGATTTGAGGACGTTAGCTGAAGAACACATTAAGGTATTCTAATGTTAGCATTTCACGTTTGAGTGCGAGAATTCATTACTTTTTTCTAATCCCTGATCATCTAACTTAAAGACTCTTTCTATGTCTTGTTGATTTGCTTCAGGGTTTCACTGAACCAACATCAGATAAGCTTCTCCCTGATTTGCACCCTTTGGAGCAACATGTTTTTACCCTTGTTCTAGATTTGAATGAGACATTGATATACTCAGATTGGAAGGTATCATTTGTGTGCTTGTTCTTCAACTATTTTTACTTTGTGAACTAACTTGATGGTATCTATTACATTatgtgtaattaataattaataattatacaaTGATTTAAAATAACTTGAGGGAGTATCTCATAGGTGAATGCAATGATTTCATATTACATTatgtgtaattaataattatacatTGCTCTAGTCATTATTTAAGTTGCTTCCTTAaattgcctcattaaaacctttttccCCTTAGTTAACTAAAGACCAATCGGGACCATTTCTCTTTGTCTAATCTATGGTTGTCATAAAAAGAAGCTTTaatgtaatactccctctgtcacATAAGAGTATGCATGATTGTTGGtggcatgaattttaataaatgttaggtgAGTGTGTTATGAGTAGAAGATGGGGCCCACTTTTATTAGTGTTATGATAGtgagataaaaaaaagtaaGGGATTTGTGGTGGGCCATTTGTGGTAAAGTTGTAAATAGATCGATAAAGTAGGGGTAAAAATAAGAGGTTTGTGGtggggtagtgtccaaaaaaggaaagtgcaCACTAATGTGGGACATACCAAAATAGCACAAagtgcacactcttatgggacgaagggagtatataaaaggCAATGACATTGAAGAAGCATTATTGTATGTATAAAGAAGCATTATTGTATGCATAAAGAGGCATTAATATGTGTATAAAGGAGCATGGTGTATATAATGAAGCATTAATTAACATAGAAGAAGCATTATTGTATGTATAAAGAAGCATTAATGTGTTTATAAAGAAACACCATTCATAGTTTCTTAAGGGGAGAAAGTTTTTACTATAAACCATccattatatatgtatataatgtAAGTGCACACGCATTTGTTCATATATGTTGGTTTCAAATTCTTTTCTTAATTAAAGCGAATCTGATGGGGTTGATATACTAACCTCTGCGTTTCTTTTTCCTGATTGTGCCTTTGAAGCGTGACCGTGGGTGGAGAACATTTAAGAGGCCTGGTGTTGATGCTTTTCTTGAGTATTTAGTTCAATATTATGAAATCATAGTCTACTCTGACCAACCAAGTATGGTaagttttctttttttgagatactaaaaaaaatacattgttGCTTTCACCTCATTTATATTactaatctaatctcttttttTGTTTATTGCACTTAATGTATCCGTCCTCACAACTTCAGTACGTGGATCCTGTTGTTGAAAGATTGGATACAAAACACTGTATCCGGTATAGGCTTTCAAGGGGTGAAACAAAATATGTTAACGGCAAGCACTATAGAGTATGACTATTCCCTTTTACTTACAATGTCATTTGAACATTTATGCACACATAATGTCACTGCCACTGATGAAATATATCCAACAAAAAATAGAGGAGAAACAGAGGAACATTGTAGCAATAATCATGTCAGGACTTCTAATTTTGATGCTAAATGCATGCTCATTGTTTCCTGTTGAATTTGTCTGTTTCATACTTTCATGTTAGTATATATATCACTGCATGTGCTTCAAATGCTAAACGCAAATTATGTTAGTCAGTGCTTATTTATTCTgatgtaaattttaatttagtgATAGAATGTTAACACTAACCTATGATGAACTATTAAGTAAATAGCTAGATAGCTACAGATGAAAGGCTCTTACTTATGTCTAACTTGCTACTTGCTTGGGCAATTATTCCCTCAGTTATTATCACGCAACTAAATAGCCCGGCAATTCAATTCTGTTTCTTTCTGTCAAATTATTGAGTGCTTGCtttatttttcaccatttcccCTCCCTCTTTTTCTTGTTGAAAAAAGTAGCTGTTACATAATTATGAGATCTCACTTCACAACATTGACTTGTTTTTATTAGGCATGTTGCTAAAGAAGCAATCAACATAGAATCAACGATGTGAGTTGCTGTTTTTCAATCAATTAAGctactttttttttgaagaattaAGCTACTTTGTAAGAATACATTCTAGATGGGTACTATGTTTCTATACAAGATTTAGAACTGCTACTATTCATTTGTGAAGGCAATTTAGCACCATGAGAACATTTCATTTGATATTTAATTCTGATTATGGTGAAGATTTAAAGAAAAGATTCATCTCTCCCTTATCAACACTCTATTAATACTTGCAAGCTTGCTTGATTTTCCTTGTTTTAATTTCAATGCTCCTTCTGATATTATTTCATAGGCAGAAATAGAATATTGCTTTTTCTGACGTAGTCTTTCTGTAGGACCTGTCGATGCTGAATCGGGATCCTGCAAAGGTTATATACATTAGTGGTCATGCTCTAGAAAGTAGCCTTCAGCCCGAGAACTCTGTTCAATTAAAACCGTGGCAAGGCGAACAGGACGATACTGCACTTCTAGATCTCATTCCATTTCTTGAATGTAAGCATTGGACCTACAATTTCGTTTTTGTGAGCCAACCTGCTTGATGAGTGACGTTTTATTTCTATCTATTTTCTGTTGGAATATGTGGTTTAAATTGTTTGAGTGCAGATGTTGCTAAGCACAAACCAGCTGACATCAGAACTGTTCTAGCCTCATATCAAGGGTGTGATGTTGCCAAAGAGTTCATTGAACGATCCAAAGAACTTCAAAGGTCAGTTTCCTTtgctttctttttgttttttttgttttttttttttcttcttcttcttcttctgtggGTGGGGTTACATAGTTTGGTCTTTCTTGATAATTAATTGGGTAGAGAGCTTATCCCATTCCTCTTTTTTCCACAACCAATAAATTATTttcctctatttttttttttttttggccgtttcctttttggtttgagGTTGAGGTAGGAAAATTGGTAGCAAAGGAAGAATTTTTTTTCCCCAATGAGTGTAGTATCTTCTTAAATACTGGGTTATTTAATATCCAACCAGCAATTAGTGAAGAGTTTAATAGTCATATAATGGGTAATGCAGCTTTATTTTCTGCTTATCTTGGTATATGAAATGTACAATTACTATTACTCATTTATTTTCCATTATGAATTTGTTAGAAATTCTATGTTAATTTAATGCATGGTAAGGTGTTTCATGTTGCAGTCATTTCACTTTTTGTTGGTTGTCCCAGCGCTGATGGAAACATGTGCTGGAATAGAGTCCCGAAATGCCTAATATGTTTATCTTTGAGGTGCAGGCGAATGCAAGAGCAGAAACAACAAGGTCGTTTATGGAAACGATAATTTTAAACATCTTATTTCCAAAAAATGAAGACAACAGTTGGATGCTGACTAAGCAGATATTGCGAGGTGTTCAACTTGGTTGACAAAAACCAGTTTCTCTCATCCGATGAATTTGTTCTGTTTTTAAATATGATACTCTGTATTCTCGCGGCAGCATGTTTCCGTATTTATAATTTGGTGATGAGGTGGATTATTTCGTAGTCAAATTTGTAGTCCAATTGAAATGGTAGTCATTTAACATTTTGAGCTGACCATTTCCTTTTCTTCTGCTCCAGCTACActactcttttcttttttaggttaagtatcaaatacgtCCCTAACATAGAGGCCCTTATCATGTCTAGCACCCTATGGTCGAGGTCGGTTCAACTAAACCCTCGAAGTTCTTAATTTCGTACAATTAATCCCTACGACTTAACGGCCGTTTAACACCGTTAGGGCAGAGGATCGGGGGTTTAGTTTAACTCAAGTCAAGTATAGGGTGTTATACGTGATACGAGTATTTTCTCGTCGATCGCGGCGGCGGCGCGAACTTCTTCCTTGAAAAGGTCATCCCAGCATTGGGCACAAGCGTCCTTGTCCATGTGTCGCACCGCAGCATCGTCATTCGATCGATGATGTATATTTTTCGGCCAATTTTAGACTAATCGAAAATgcgaaaagagagagaaagcagGGACGCTGTGAAAGAGGGTGTGGTGGAAGAGGTGGAAGGCGGGGGAGTTGAGGAGGTAGGCCCAGTGGCAACAGATGAAAGGGAGAGAAGGAAAGATGGAGTGAGAACTCTAGATAGGCATTCTAGGACAAGATCATCGGGGAGGCTCAAAATGGTGGTGTCGGCGCCGTCGATAGTGGTGGTGGAGAGGGGTGGTGGGGCTGCTGGGGGTTGGGAAAGCAGGATTTCATTAGCCATGAGATGTGTCGGGAGATGCACGAGTCAGAGCTCGATGctgcggcggcggtggtggagatGTGTTTCCGGCGAGCTTGGCAAAGAAGAAGGCGTGGGTTCCACCaccaatgaaataaaaaaaattaaaatagttaacagTGTTAAACGaccgttaagtcggaggggcTAATTGCACGAAATTAAGGACTTCGAGGATTTAGTTGAACCAACCTCAACCATAGAGTGCTAGACGTAATTAGGGTCTCTATGTTAAGAGCGTATTTGATACTTAAGTCTTCTTTTTTTGGTTTGTGGGTTAacataaaaagttaaaaaagaaatattccCTCTGTCTGCCAAGAGTATGTCACAATTTCCATTTTGATGGTTTGTAAAGAGtatgttattttctttttttaggaCATGGTCTCATATCATTTCCTTATCAtttattcttacaaatattcattattttaaatttaatttatgtaagaCCTAACTCTAGTCTTAGTAGTAGACCCTTAGGTTGGCTCATTACATCTCAGTGAGCCTAGAAAAGAGAATAAAATAAGCACTACCTTAGGCTTGGCCCATTAGATCTATTCCCTCTATATATCTTCTTAAGTTCACTCAAAAAAATCTTAGCACATAATTAAAAGAAGGCTAGGGTTATAGAGATTGTGGGGGAGAGGGGGCGTGTGAGGAGAAAAGCAGTgcctcttcatcttcttcttctcctagGGTAGTCTT
This genomic interval from Salvia miltiorrhiza cultivar Shanhuang (shh) unplaced genomic scaffold, IMPLAD_Smil_shh fragScaff_scaffold_8_1, whole genome shotgun sequence contains the following:
- the LOC131003190 gene encoding mitochondrial import inner membrane translocase subunit TIM50-like; this translates as MSALSRNCSRLNSIISCSRINRRFSSSAANETPRDSIISASVLTEQTPQPPSGPPPAVESPKSSWGFLKYGLVAALTGGIATSGYATYAYTTDEVDQKTKNFRASATKYTVGDDATSLDKFQAYLRAAAMSVPAKLVDVYLDLRTLAEEHIKGFTEPTSDKLLPDLHPLEQHVFTLVLDLNETLIYSDWKRDRGWRTFKRPGVDAFLEYLVQYYEIIVYSDQPSMYVDPVVERLDTKHCIRYRLSRGETKYVNGKHYRDLSMLNRDPAKVIYISGHALESSLQPENSVQLKPWQGEQDDTALLDLIPFLEYVAKHKPADIRTVLASYQGCDVAKEFIERSKELQRRMQEQKQQGRLWKR